The nucleotide sequence TTCAGAAAAATTAATGGAATCCTTTTTCAATTAGGAAAGATATTTAATCTATTTATTTAAAACAAACGGGCAGCAGTTCTCCTTTTGCCAAGCAGTATTTTTCTACTTCTTCATTTGATAATTTAGCAGTGTAATCAACGGCATTTACTTTAAAACCAATGCTTCGTAATTTATCAAAATAATCTCGTCCGTAAATGCGTACATGGTCATATTGTCCAAAAATTTTTGCGCGTTCTGCTTTATCAGTTATGGAATGATCTTCAAAAGTTTCTTGCCGAGATAAGTCTTGCGGAATTTGCAAAATTGCCATTCCGCCTGGTTTTAAAACTCTGAATAGTTCTTGCATTGCCTTAGTATCATCTGGAATATGCTCTAAAACGTGGTTACAAAAAATCACATCATAAGAATCATCGCTAAATGGCAAATTACAAATATCCGCTTTCACATCTGCTAATGGCGATTCTAAATCGGTGGTGGTATATTCCAAGTTTTTTTGTGCTCTAAATCGTTTGTAAAACGCTTGCTCGGGAGCAAAATGCAACACTTTTAATTGCTTTGAAAAAAATTCTGTTTCATTTTTAAGATACAACCACAACAATCGATGGCGTTCCAATGAAAGTGTACTTGGTGATAACACATTGTTTCGTTGGGTTCCGTAACCATAAGGCAGAAATGTTTGAAACGATTTGCCATCTATCGGATCTGTAAAACGATCGCCCTTTAAAGCAACAGCCAAAATGGGTCTAACAAAATAACTCGCCCTGATTAAAATGGGGCGAGGTATGGTATTCAATATCGTTTTAAAAACTTTTTTAATCATTTACGATAAAACTAAAGGCTGTTTACGAAACTCTTCTTCTTCGTCCGACACTATTCCGAGAGCCTTGTAAATATAGGCGAATGTTGAAAGCAACTCGGGTTTTCCGTCAACCAAAGCCACATCGTGTTCAAAGTGTGCCGAAGGTTTTCCGTCGCGGGTAACGATAGTCCAACCATCTATTAGTTGCTTGATATTTTTGGTTCCCATGTTGATCATTGGTTCAATAGCAACCGTCATTCCTTCTTGAAACAATTTTCCACGACCTTTTTTACCGTAGTTTGGCATCTCTGGCGCTTCGTGCATTTTTTTACCCAATCCGTGCCCTACTAATTCCCGAACTACAGAATATCCGTGACTCTCAGCATAGCGTTGAATGGCAGAACCTACGTCTTCTACCCTATTTCCTAATTTGAATTCACGAATGCCTACATATAATGATTCTTTTGTAACTTGTAATAGTTTTTTGGTTTCGGGTGCCACTTCGCCCACCTCAAACGTATAGCAATGGTCGCCGTAATATTCGTTTACAATAGCTCCTAAATCACAAGAAACCACATCGCCATCTTCTAAAGCCCGATTAGTTGGCAAACCGTGAACAATTTGTTCGTTCACACTTGTTAGCAAGGTGCAAGGGCATCCATACAAGCCTAAAAATCCGGGTGTACCTCCGTGATCTCTAATATATTGTTCTGCTAATTTATCTAAATGTAAGGTGGTGACACCTGGTTTAATTTCTGTAGCCAACATTCCTAAAGCTTTAGAAACCAACAAGGCTGCTTGGCGCATAATTTCTATTTCTTCTTTTGTTTTCAGTACAATCATTTAAAAAAAATTTGTAGTGCAAATTTACTCAATTTCATTTGAAAATTGGTTTGAAAAGCAATTAAGCTTCAATCAAAACATTTCCGGTCATTACGGGTGGTTGTGAAACACCCATTAATTTTAGCACAGTTGGGGCAACATCTGCCAAAACACCGTTGTGAATTTCTTTAATGTCTTTATCAATTAAAATTACAGGAACAGGATTTGTGGTGTGGGCTGTATTTGGACTTCCGTCTTCGTTAAACATGGTTTCGCAATTGCCATGATCTGCCAAAACAATAACTGTGTAATTATTCAAAACAGCTGCTTCTACCACTTGTTGTGTGCAAATATCTACGGTTTCACAAGCTTTTATAGCGGCACTCATACTGCCGGTATGTCCTACCATATCGCCATTTGCAAAATTAATCACAATAAAATCTGCATCGCCTTTATTTAATTCTGGAAGCAATGCATCTTTTAAATCATAGGCACTCATTTCGGGTTTTAAATCGTAAGTGGCTATTTTTGGCGACGGACATAAAATACGGGATTCGCCTACAAATGGTTCTTCACGCCCACCTGAAAAGAAAAATGTTACATGGGGATATTTTTCGGTTTCGGCCATGCGAATTTGCTTTTTACCAGCGCTTTCTAAAACTTCACCCAAAGTGTTGGTAACATTGTCTTTATTGTAAACCACTTTGACATTCTGATAGCTTTCATCATAATTGGTAAGAGTCACATAGTATAAATTTAATTTTTCCATCCCAATCTCTGGCAAGCTTTTTTGCGAAAGCACCTCGGTTAACTGTCTTCCGCGGTCGGTTCTAAAATTAAAAAAAATCACCACATCATCTTCATGAATGGTTGCAACTGGCTTGTTTGCTGCATCAACCATTATGATTGGCTCAATGAATTCATCGGTAATTTCATTCAAATAACTATCTGAAATGCTTAAAACAGCATTGTGAGAAGGCATTCCAATACCTTTTACTACCAAATCGTATGCTTTTTTTACACGATCCCAACGTTTATCTCGATCCATTGCATAATACCTACCTACAACAGAGGCTAATTGCGCAGAAGTATTACTAATGTGTTTCACCAAACGATCAATATGACCAGCACCCGATTTTGGATCCACGTCGCGCCCATCAGTAAATGCGTGAACGAAAATATCTTTTAAACCGAAATCATTTGCCGCATCTAGCAAGCCAATTAAGTGATCGATATGTGAATGCACCCCTCCGTTTGATACCAATCCTAAAAAATGCACCGGTTTGTTGTTTACTTTTGCATATTGAAAAGCTTCCTGCAAAACGGGTTCTGCACTCAATGTTTGGTTTTGAACGGCTAGGTTTATCTTTGCTAAATCTTGATATACAATTCTGCCTGCCCCAAGATTCATGTGTCCTACTTCAGAATTTCCCATTTGTCCTTCTGGTAAACCAACATTCAAACCGTCAGTTCGCAATTGCGCCCAAGGATATTTTTTGTATAAACTATCTATAAAGGGTGTATTTGCATGATCAATTGCAGAAACTTTGGGATCGGGTGAATTGCCCCAACCGTCTAATATCATTAAAAGGACTTTTTTGTTCATTTTTATGTATCGAATTATTCGTCAAATTTACTTATAGAAATTTAGAAATGAAGGTATTTCTTTAACATTTTACTCCAAAAAAATGTTAAATATTGCGTTTATAGCATCAATTAATAGTTTGATTAACAATAAAGTTTTTATATTTACGTTCATAAATTACAAACAATATAATATATCATCAATGAATTTTAAACTATTGCCTATAATGATGGTGGGGTTATTGTCGTTCAAACCAATGACCACAAACCCCAATGGAGACAACAATGGAAATGGAAATGGAAACGGAAATGGTAAAAAGAAAGTTACAGTAGTTACAAAATCTTCCACAGTAAAATCGAAAGAACTTGCAGCTGTAACAAAAAAGAATTCAAAAACTTCTTCAGAGAGCAATCTAAGTACTTTCGATAAAATGGTTTTATCAGAATATTTAGATTTAAACGAGAAAAATTTCGAAAAACCTGAAATGCAAAGCTTTACAGCAGCTTTTAAAGGCTACTATAAACTGAAAGAACAAGGGAAAATTAAAAAAGAAATTCTTACAATTTTAGACTTTACAAAGTCATCAACCGAACGCAGAATGTGGGTGATTGATATGAAAAATCACGAAATTCTTTATCAAACAGTGGTTTCTCATGGCAGAAACAGTGGTAAAGAATATGCTACTGATTTTTCAAACACGCCTGAATCATACAAAAGTAGTTTAGGTTTTTATGCCACTGCAGAAACATACATGGGTAAGCACGGACTTTCGTTGCGCTTAGATGGTTTAGAAGCCGGAATTAACAGCAATGCACGTGCACGCGATATTGTAATTCATGCAGCAGATTATGCCAATGAAAACTTAGGAAAAAACCAAGGTTATTTAGGTAGAAGCTTGGGTTGCCCGGCTTTGCCAGAAGAAGTGGCTTTTAAAATAATTAATACTATAAAAGATGAAAGTTGTTTATTTATCTTTCATGCCGATAAAAAAGATTATCTTACTAAATCTACCTTATTGAATTAATTGTTTATACAATTTATTATCTAAAGAGTAAACGTCGTTTAAGATTTGTATTTCGCCTGCATCATTGATTACCGCAGTTAAATACACTTGATGGACGTTTACTTTTTTATTTAACGAAAAGTTTTTGGTCTTTGCTTCTACAGCCAGTGTATCCATTTCGGCTTTTGATATGTTTTTCCCTTCGATCTTAAAAATTTTTTCAGCTAATCGAAAAGGATCTTCTACGCGCACACAACCCGAACTTAATGCACGGTATTTTTCTACAAAGCGGGTTCGATTGTTGGTGTCGTGTATATAAACCATGTGTTTGTTGGGAAAATTAAATTTAATTTGCCCTAAAGAATTCGAACTACCCGATTCTTGCACATATCGGTATGCGTTATAGTTCCCGGCATTCCAATTCTCAGGAGCAACTTGCTTGCCCGTTTTTTTATCGATAATACGCATTCGGTTCGAAGCAAAATAGCCTAAATTTGCGCTTGCTTTCGGCACTAAATCTTTCTTTAAAATGGTTGGTGGAACCGTCCATTTAGGATTCAGAATAATGCTGTTAAAGGCAGAAGAAAGAACAGGTGTTCTACGGCTTTTTTTGCCAATTATTACTTTGTGGGTATCTACAATGGCGCCATTTTCAATTAGATGCAGTTGGTATTCAGGTAAATTTACCCATACATAATGATCGCCTAAATTGGGTTGAATCCATTTGGTTCGTTCAAAATTCACCCACACTTTTTTTCGCAACAACCCTTCTTCTGACAATGTGTCTTTAGAGGTTATTGGAACATATTTTGCAAATGCTTTTTTATAAGAAAGATACAATTTATTTTTAGGTTTAATTTCCTCTAGACCATCATAAATACTGTTGTTTTCAAGCGACTCTTTAAGTATCTTTTTGTAATCAATTTCAGGATGATAAGGCTCCCAATCGCCATACATTTTTTTTGGATTAATTTTTCCTGTGGATAATTGCTTGGCAATTCTAAAAAAGGTTTCTGTAAAATGAATATCGGCTTTTTTAACCTCAGCAATCGATAAATAATTATAATTGTTGTGTGCTTTTATAAGTTGTGCCAATGGGTATTTTTCAGGCAAAACCGCATCGTATCTGCTATCAATAATTGCAGATATAAGCTGTGAGCGATTTAAGCTGTCTTTCCAAATGGTTTCAAAATCATTTTTTGTATAGAAATCAACCATATTGTTGTCTTTCCCAAAAAATAATGTTTTTTCTATTTTATATGTTTTTTCTGCATTTGTTAAGCCCAAGTTATTTTGGTTTGTGGTACATGCAGAAAAAACCAACGCCCCAATAATCATTTTTTTCCAGTTCATTTTATTTTTTTGGCTAATCTTCTTTGGATACAAATTTAAACATTATTCTGTGAGAACCAATATGCGGAATCACCACCTGCTGCACATTTAATTGATATCCGTTTTTTTTGTAAAAAGGCACGGCATAATCGCGGGCAAAACACCAAATCATAACTGTTCCTTTTCGAGAAATATATTCTTCGGCAAAATGCAACAACCTGCGACCAATATTGTTGTTTTGCTTTTCTGCTAAAACCGATAATCCTGTTAACCGATACACTGGATGCACTTTATAGGTGTTGGTGTTTTTTAACATCATTGTTACAGCTCCCACCAATTCGTTGTTTAAAAATGCACCAAAATGTTTGGTTCCCTCATCTAAATCGCCTTCAAAATAACAGGTTTCAACTGGTTGCCCTATTTTTAATACGCGGTGACGCATTTCCACAACGTCGTCCACTTTTATTTGTTTGAATGTTACCATACGAAATCAAAATTTTAAAACAAGATACTAAATTAATAAGTATATCTCATACTTATTCCTTATTTTTATCATGCTAAAATAAAATCTAAATTGTTTTTATGAAAAGTCTATTATTGCAAAGTATCGCAAAACACGTATCGCTAACAGAAAAAGAAGAAGAAATTGTTTTAAACGCATGCAGTAGCAGCACTTTCAAAAACAAAACAATGCTTATAAAACCCGGCGATGAAGCTCATTTTACTTATTTTGTTTTGAAAGGCATTTTGCGCAGTTACACAATCGACGATAACGGAACGATTCACATTTTAAGTTTCGCAACACCGGGCTGGTGGATGGCAGATATGTATAGCTATTTAACCGATAAACCTGCGATTTTATATGTGGATGTGATTGAGGAATGCGAAGTTTTAATTTTACAAAAATCCGATGTAGAAAATTTATATTCAAAAGTGCCGAAATTAGAACGCTTTTTTAGAATTTTAACCGAAAATAATTTAGTAGCCAACCAGCAACGAGTTCTAGATAAAATGGCCTTGACTGCCGAAGAACGCTATGAGAAGTTTTTACAAAAATATCCAACGGTTGTAAACTGCTTGCCTCAAAAATATATTGCATCATTTATAGGTGTTACCCCAGAATTTTTTAGTAAAATGAAAAGCAATATGTTGCGAAAAAAATAAATTTCTATACTGCAACAAAACCATCATTTTTCATTTCTTAATATAGGTTAACCGCCATTCAATTTATCCGTGATACCTTTACATTATCAATAAAAAGAAAGGATAAAAGATGGCAAAATATATTTTACATCCATCAAATACAAGAGGTTTTGCCGATCATGGATGGTTAAAATCGTATCACACATTTTCATTTGCCGGATACTTTAATCCAGAGCGGATAAACTTTGGAGCATTGCGCGTTTTAAACGACGATTTTGTAGCGGCAGGAAACGGTTTTGGTGCACACCCACACGAAAACATGGAAATTGTTTCTATTCCTTTAGAAGGAAAATTAGCCCATAAAGACAGTACCGGATCGGAAGGTGTTATTCAAAAAGGCGAAATTCAGTTTATGAGTGCCGGAACAGGAGTTACACACAGCGAAATGAACGCCAGCAAAACCGAAGATGTAAAGTTTCTCCAAATTTGGATCATTCCAAACAAAATAAACATAACTCCGCGTTATGGTCAAATGGAATATGTGGTAAACCACAATGAGCTCAAAACGTTGATACAACCCACAACTGCAGAAGGCACCTTGAGGTTGCAACAAAATGCATGGTTTAAAATGGGTAAATTCCATGAAAACCAATCTATTGAAGTAGCTGTGGAAGATCCAGCAAACAACGGAATTTATTTATTTCTATTAAATGGATCTATTGAAGTGGATGGTCATTCCTTGGAAACACGCGATGCCATTGGTATTTCGGAAACTCAAAAAATCCAGATTAAAACAAATACAACCAGTGAATTTCTTATAATAGAAGTTCCCATGAATTACAACTAATCTAAAAT is from Paenimyroides aestuarii and encodes:
- a CDS encoding class I SAM-dependent methyltransferase is translated as MKKVFKTILNTIPRPILIRASYFVRPILAVALKGDRFTDPIDGKSFQTFLPYGYGTQRNNVLSPSTLSLERHRLLWLYLKNETEFFSKQLKVLHFAPEQAFYKRFRAQKNLEYTTTDLESPLADVKADICNLPFSDDSYDVIFCNHVLEHIPDDTKAMQELFRVLKPGGMAILQIPQDLSRQETFEDHSITDKAERAKIFGQYDHVRIYGRDYFDKLRSIGFKVNAVDYTAKLSNEEVEKYCLAKGELLPVCFK
- the map gene encoding type I methionyl aminopeptidase: MIVLKTKEEIEIMRQAALLVSKALGMLATEIKPGVTTLHLDKLAEQYIRDHGGTPGFLGLYGCPCTLLTSVNEQIVHGLPTNRALEDGDVVSCDLGAIVNEYYGDHCYTFEVGEVAPETKKLLQVTKESLYVGIREFKLGNRVEDVGSAIQRYAESHGYSVVRELVGHGLGKKMHEAPEMPNYGKKGRGKLFQEGMTVAIEPMINMGTKNIKQLIDGWTIVTRDGKPSAHFEHDVALVDGKPELLSTFAYIYKALGIVSDEEEEFRKQPLVLS
- the gpmI gene encoding 2,3-bisphosphoglycerate-independent phosphoglycerate mutase, with amino-acid sequence MNKKVLLMILDGWGNSPDPKVSAIDHANTPFIDSLYKKYPWAQLRTDGLNVGLPEGQMGNSEVGHMNLGAGRIVYQDLAKINLAVQNQTLSAEPVLQEAFQYAKVNNKPVHFLGLVSNGGVHSHIDHLIGLLDAANDFGLKDIFVHAFTDGRDVDPKSGAGHIDRLVKHISNTSAQLASVVGRYYAMDRDKRWDRVKKAYDLVVKGIGMPSHNAVLSISDSYLNEITDEFIEPIIMVDAANKPVATIHEDDVVIFFNFRTDRGRQLTEVLSQKSLPEIGMEKLNLYYVTLTNYDESYQNVKVVYNKDNVTNTLGEVLESAGKKQIRMAETEKYPHVTFFFSGGREEPFVGESRILCPSPKIATYDLKPEMSAYDLKDALLPELNKGDADFIVINFANGDMVGHTGSMSAAIKACETVDICTQQVVEAAVLNNYTVIVLADHGNCETMFNEDGSPNTAHTTNPVPVILIDKDIKEIHNGVLADVAPTVLKLMGVSQPPVMTGNVLIEA
- a CDS encoding murein L,D-transpeptidase catalytic domain family protein yields the protein MNFKLLPIMMVGLLSFKPMTTNPNGDNNGNGNGNGNGKKKVTVVTKSSTVKSKELAAVTKKNSKTSSESNLSTFDKMVLSEYLDLNEKNFEKPEMQSFTAAFKGYYKLKEQGKIKKEILTILDFTKSSTERRMWVIDMKNHEILYQTVVSHGRNSGKEYATDFSNTPESYKSSLGFYATAETYMGKHGLSLRLDGLEAGINSNARARDIVIHAADYANENLGKNQGYLGRSLGCPALPEEVAFKIINTIKDESCLFIFHADKKDYLTKSTLLN
- a CDS encoding L,D-transpeptidase scaffold domain-containing protein produces the protein MNWKKMIIGALVFSACTTNQNNLGLTNAEKTYKIEKTLFFGKDNNMVDFYTKNDFETIWKDSLNRSQLISAIIDSRYDAVLPEKYPLAQLIKAHNNYNYLSIAEVKKADIHFTETFFRIAKQLSTGKINPKKMYGDWEPYHPEIDYKKILKESLENNSIYDGLEEIKPKNKLYLSYKKAFAKYVPITSKDTLSEEGLLRKKVWVNFERTKWIQPNLGDHYVWVNLPEYQLHLIENGAIVDTHKVIIGKKSRRTPVLSSAFNSIILNPKWTVPPTILKKDLVPKASANLGYFASNRMRIIDKKTGKQVAPENWNAGNYNAYRYVQESGSSNSLGQIKFNFPNKHMVYIHDTNNRTRFVEKYRALSSGCVRVEDPFRLAEKIFKIEGKNISKAEMDTLAVEAKTKNFSLNKKVNVHQVYLTAVINDAGEIQILNDVYSLDNKLYKQLIQ
- a CDS encoding GNAT family N-acetyltransferase; this encodes MVTFKQIKVDDVVEMRHRVLKIGQPVETCYFEGDLDEGTKHFGAFLNNELVGAVTMMLKNTNTYKVHPVYRLTGLSVLAEKQNNNIGRRLLHFAEEYISRKGTVMIWCFARDYAVPFYKKNGYQLNVQQVVIPHIGSHRIMFKFVSKED
- a CDS encoding Crp/Fnr family transcriptional regulator, coding for MKSLLLQSIAKHVSLTEKEEEIVLNACSSSTFKNKTMLIKPGDEAHFTYFVLKGILRSYTIDDNGTIHILSFATPGWWMADMYSYLTDKPAILYVDVIEECEVLILQKSDVENLYSKVPKLERFFRILTENNLVANQQRVLDKMALTAEERYEKFLQKYPTVVNCLPQKYIASFIGVTPEFFSKMKSNMLRKK
- a CDS encoding pirin family protein, which translates into the protein MAKYILHPSNTRGFADHGWLKSYHTFSFAGYFNPERINFGALRVLNDDFVAAGNGFGAHPHENMEIVSIPLEGKLAHKDSTGSEGVIQKGEIQFMSAGTGVTHSEMNASKTEDVKFLQIWIIPNKINITPRYGQMEYVVNHNELKTLIQPTTAEGTLRLQQNAWFKMGKFHENQSIEVAVEDPANNGIYLFLLNGSIEVDGHSLETRDAIGISETQKIQIKTNTTSEFLIIEVPMNYN